The following coding sequences lie in one Myxococcota bacterium genomic window:
- a CDS encoding HNH endonuclease, producing MLDAAVLVLNRSFLPIHVTSVRRAFVLLYQGLAKAVNEKYDTFDFDAWRREQVRSDDTSIGTVGGRIRVPRVIQLALFDRVPRRHVRFSRTNIYARDRNTCQYCGRRKTRAELNLDHVIPRSQGGRTTWENVVCSCVECNRHKGGRTPRQARMRLFRAPQRPRWTPIVGMVPPGQTHPEWGPFLSILDAPDRNTELAEH from the coding sequence ATGTTGGACGCGGCCGTCCTCGTGCTGAACCGGTCTTTCTTGCCGATTCACGTCACGTCGGTGCGCCGCGCCTTCGTCTTGCTGTACCAGGGGCTCGCCAAGGCGGTGAACGAGAAGTACGACACGTTCGACTTCGACGCCTGGCGCCGGGAGCAGGTGCGGAGCGACGACACGTCCATCGGGACGGTCGGCGGCCGCATCCGCGTTCCGCGAGTCATTCAGCTCGCGCTCTTCGACCGCGTTCCGCGCAGACACGTGCGCTTCTCGCGCACGAACATCTACGCGCGAGATCGCAATACGTGTCAGTATTGTGGCCGGCGCAAGACACGTGCGGAGCTGAACCTCGATCACGTGATCCCGCGCTCGCAGGGGGGGCGAACGACTTGGGAGAACGTGGTCTGCAGCTGCGTCGAGTGCAATCGGCACAAGGGAGGTCGAACGCCGCGCCAGGCGCGGATGAGACTCTTCCGCGCGCCGCAGCGTCCTCGCTGGACGCCGATCGTGGGCATGGTCCCCCCAGGACAAACTCACCCCGAATGGGGTCCATTCTTGTCGATCCTGGATGCGCCGGACCGGAACACCGAGCTGGCTGAGCACTAG
- a CDS encoding P-loop NTPase, with the protein MRRTGTPSWLSTRRGEPGLPGRGDDVTATPPSVARIWAVGGGKGGIGKSFLVANLATVAARSGRRVILIDADLGGANLHTCLGVRAGERISLSDYFEDRVVDLEKVAIETPIPGLRLILGALGHTGKAETTQEQRATLLRAVRRLPADLVIFDLAAGTDRSTIDFFLEADDGFVVTTPEPTAIENAYAFLRAAFYRRLASALQESNVRELIRVAMDQRNERGIRTPADLLGAVEQIDHAEAERFRRVLEGFRPHLVVNQVRDTEEVKMGFSITSVCKKYFGIDIDYAGYICFDDNVWRSVKDRRPLVLAYPTSDGALYVRRIVKKLLGT; encoded by the coding sequence ATGCGCCGGACCGGAACACCGAGCTGGCTGAGCACTAGACGCGGAGAGCCCGGTCTCCCAGGACGCGGTGACGACGTCACCGCGACACCACCCAGTGTCGCCCGAATCTGGGCCGTGGGCGGCGGCAAGGGCGGCATCGGCAAGAGCTTCCTGGTCGCGAACCTCGCCACCGTGGCCGCGCGCTCGGGCCGGCGAGTCATTCTGATCGACGCCGACCTCGGCGGCGCCAACCTGCACACCTGTCTCGGCGTGCGCGCGGGCGAACGCATCTCGCTCAGTGACTACTTCGAGGACCGGGTGGTCGATCTCGAGAAGGTCGCGATCGAGACGCCGATCCCCGGGCTGCGGCTGATCTTGGGGGCGCTCGGTCACACGGGCAAGGCCGAGACCACCCAGGAGCAGCGCGCGACGCTCTTGCGCGCGGTGCGCCGGCTGCCGGCGGACCTGGTGATCTTCGACCTCGCGGCCGGCACCGACCGCTCGACCATCGACTTCTTCCTCGAGGCCGACGACGGCTTCGTGGTCACGACGCCCGAGCCGACCGCGATCGAGAACGCCTACGCGTTCCTGCGCGCGGCGTTCTACCGGCGGCTCGCGTCGGCGCTGCAGGAGTCCAACGTGCGCGAGCTGATCCGCGTCGCCATGGACCAGCGCAACGAGCGCGGCATCCGCACGCCCGCAGACCTGCTCGGGGCGGTGGAGCAGATCGACCACGCCGAGGCCGAGCGCTTCCGCCGCGTGCTCGAAGGATTCCGGCCCCACCTCGTGGTGAACCAGGTGCGAGACACCGAAGAAGTGAAGATGGGCTTCTCGATCACCAGCGTGTGCAAGAAGTATTTCGGGATCGACATCGACTACGCGGGCTACATCTGTTTCGACGACAACGTGTGGCGCTCGGTCAAGGACCGCCGGCCGCTGGTGCTCGCCTATCCCACCTCGGACGGCGCGCTCTACGTGCGGCGGATCGTGAAGAAGCTCCTGGGGACCTAG
- a CDS encoding helix-turn-helix domain-containing protein: MQPLGEQTYYELLEAPVEGSPQQIERAYRIARATYAPSSTAVYSIFSADECAAILRRIEEAYAVLSDARLRREYDARLRRSDLRPGVPTTSAPPAGAAPARDPRERPPAPPVRPAPPDPDVEGSLAPENGVFDGTVLRRIRVSLGIELEEIAATTKINELHLRAIEGNHYEQLPPPVYLRGFLKQFAKCLSLDPNHVADSYTGRMRESSARRG, encoded by the coding sequence ATGCAGCCGCTCGGAGAGCAGACTTACTACGAGTTGCTGGAGGCGCCGGTCGAGGGCTCGCCGCAGCAGATCGAGCGCGCCTACCGGATCGCGCGCGCGACCTACGCGCCCTCGTCGACGGCGGTGTACTCGATCTTCAGCGCCGACGAGTGCGCGGCCATCCTGCGCCGGATCGAAGAGGCCTACGCGGTGCTGTCCGACGCCCGGCTGCGCCGCGAGTACGACGCGCGCTTGCGCCGCAGCGACCTGCGCCCGGGCGTGCCCACCACGTCCGCCCCGCCGGCCGGCGCGGCGCCGGCGCGTGACCCGCGCGAGCGTCCGCCTGCGCCGCCCGTGCGCCCGGCGCCGCCCGACCCCGACGTCGAGGGGTCGCTCGCGCCCGAGAACGGCGTGTTCGACGGCACGGTGCTGCGCCGCATCCGCGTCTCTCTGGGCATCGAGCTCGAGGAGATCGCAGCCACCACCAAGATCAACGAGCTGCACCTGCGCGCGATCGAGGGCAATCACTACGAGCAGCTCCCGCCGCCCGTGTACCTGCGCGGCTTCCTGAAGCAGTTCGCGAAGTGTCTCTCGCTGGATCCGAACCACGTCGCGGACAGCTACACTGGACGCATGCGGGAGAGCTCCGCGAGACGAGGCTGA
- a CDS encoding RluA family pseudouridine synthase produces the protein MRLEHRVPAELAGQRLDAALAKLEPGLSRAQVRRLIEQGAVTVSGAVVKPAHRLRGGELVSGAVPEPEPSEVGAEAIPLAILYQDADLALIDKPAGLVVHPAPGHSGGTLVNALLHHLTDLSGVGGELRPGIVHRLDKDTSGVLVVAKNDAAHRALAAQFKLHSVLREYLALVRGAPRAARGRIEAAIGRHPKDRKRMSTVTRRGRAAVTHYEVVERLRGASLLRLRLETGRTHQVRVHLASIGVSILGDPVYGGGRAQGAELGLTRQALHAAVLGFSHPRSGAALRFESPLPEDMRRALEALRE, from the coding sequence GTGAGGCTCGAGCACCGCGTGCCCGCGGAGCTCGCCGGCCAGAGACTCGACGCGGCGCTGGCGAAGCTCGAGCCCGGTCTCTCGCGCGCGCAGGTGCGGCGCCTGATCGAGCAGGGCGCGGTGACCGTGTCGGGCGCGGTCGTGAAGCCCGCGCACCGGCTGCGCGGCGGCGAGCTCGTCTCGGGCGCCGTGCCCGAGCCCGAGCCCAGCGAAGTCGGGGCCGAGGCGATCCCGCTCGCGATCCTCTACCAGGACGCCGACCTGGCGCTGATCGACAAGCCGGCCGGCCTGGTCGTCCACCCCGCGCCGGGTCACTCGGGCGGAACGCTGGTGAACGCGCTCCTGCACCACCTCACGGACCTGTCCGGCGTGGGCGGCGAGCTGCGGCCCGGCATCGTGCACCGGCTCGACAAGGACACGTCCGGCGTGCTGGTGGTCGCGAAGAACGACGCGGCGCATCGCGCGCTCGCCGCGCAGTTCAAGCTGCACTCGGTGCTGCGCGAGTATCTCGCGCTGGTGCGCGGCGCGCCGCGCGCCGCGCGGGGGCGCATCGAGGCGGCGATCGGCCGCCACCCCAAAGACCGAAAGCGCATGAGCACCGTGACCCGGCGCGGGCGCGCGGCCGTGACTCACTACGAGGTCGTGGAGCGCCTGCGCGGCGCGTCGCTCCTGCGGCTGCGGCTCGAGACCGGCCGCACGCACCAGGTGCGCGTGCACCTGGCGTCGATCGGCGTGTCGATCCTGGGCGATCCGGTCTACGGCGGCGGCCGCGCGCAGGGCGCGGAGCTCGGGCTCACGCGCCAGGCGCTGCACGCGGCCGTGCTGGGCTTCAGCCACCCGCGCAGCGGCGCCGCGCTGCGCTTCGAATCGCCGCTGCCGGAAGACATGAGGCGCGCGCTCGAGGCGCTGCGTGAGTGA
- a CDS encoding polyphenol oxidase family protein, which yields MSESPFLRAPGLAALGVEHGFGMRGSAEAAPSGLALAKQVHGVTLVRAPFTGRPEADAVWSAEPGAAVGVVTADCVPILLACRDGRAVCAVHAGWRGTAARIAALAVRAFARATGAPARELVAAIGPHIGPCCYEVDAPVLAAIPERSVFRAARPGHAMLDLFAANRAQLVGAGVPARAIERVGGCTACDSLRYVSYRRDKQSGRLVHWARVRPR from the coding sequence GTGAGTGAGTCGCCGTTCCTGCGCGCGCCGGGGCTCGCGGCGCTGGGCGTCGAGCACGGCTTCGGCATGCGCGGCTCGGCCGAAGCCGCGCCGTCCGGCCTGGCGCTGGCCAAGCAAGTGCACGGAGTCACGCTGGTGCGCGCGCCGTTTACGGGCAGACCCGAGGCCGACGCCGTGTGGAGCGCCGAGCCCGGCGCTGCCGTGGGCGTGGTCACGGCCGACTGCGTGCCGATCCTGCTCGCGTGCCGGGACGGCCGCGCCGTGTGCGCCGTGCACGCCGGCTGGCGCGGCACCGCCGCGCGCATCGCGGCGCTCGCCGTGCGCGCCTTCGCGCGTGCGACGGGCGCGCCAGCCCGAGAGCTGGTCGCCGCGATCGGCCCCCACATCGGCCCCTGCTGCTACGAGGTCGACGCGCCGGTGCTCGCCGCCATCCCCGAGCGCAGCGTGTTCCGGGCCGCGCGTCCCGGTCACGCCATGCTCGACCTGTTCGCCGCGAACCGCGCCCAGCTGGTCGGCGCCGGCGTCCCCGCCCGCGCCATCGAGCGGGTCGGCGGCTGCACGGCCTGTGACTCGCTGCGCTACGTGAGCTACCGCCGGGACAAGCAGTCCGGCCGATTGGTCCATTGGGCCCGGGTCAGGCCGCGCTAG